From Cydia fagiglandana chromosome 24, ilCydFagi1.1, whole genome shotgun sequence, a single genomic window includes:
- the LOC134676649 gene encoding histone H2B produces MPPKTSGKAAKKSGKAQKNISKSDSKKKKKHKRKESYAIYIYKVLKQVHPDTGISSKAMSIMNSFVNDIFERIAAEASRLAHYNKRSTITSREVQTSVRLLLPGELAKHAVSEGTKAVTKYTSSK; encoded by the coding sequence ATGCCACCCAAGACTAGCGGTAAGGCCGCCAAGAAATCCGGCAAGGCCCAGAAGAACATCTCCAAGTCGGACtctaagaaaaagaagaagcatAAGCGCAAGGAAAGCTACGCCATCTACATCTACAAGGTGCTCAAGCAGGTCCACCCCGACACCGGTATCTCCAGCAAGGCCATGTCGATCATGAACTCGTTCGTGAACGACATCTTCGAGCGCATCGCCGCCGAGGCCTCCCGCCTCGCTCACTACAACAAGAGGTCCACTATCACCAGCAGGGAGGTGCAGACCTCCGTGAGGCTCTTGCTGCCCGGTGAGCTCGCCAAGCACGCCGTCAGTGAAGGCACCAAGGCCGTCACCAAGTACACCAGCTCCAAGTAA
- the LOC134676650 gene encoding histone H2A-like yields the protein SNMSGRGKGGKVKGKAKSRSNRAGLQFPVGRIHRLLRKGNYAERVGAGAPVYLAAVMEYLAAEVLELAGNAARDNKKTRIIPRHLQLAIRNDEELNKLLSGVTIAQGGVLPNIQAVLLPKKTEKKA from the coding sequence TCAAACATGTCTGGACGCGGTAAAGGTGGCAAGGTTAAGGGAAAGGCAAAGTCACGTTCTAACCGTGCCGGACTCCAGTTCCCCGTCGGCCGTATCCACAGGCTTTTACGCAAGGGCAACTACGCCGAGCGCGTCGGTGCCGGTGCCCCGGTGTACTTAGCCGCCGTCATGGAGTACCTGGCCGCTGAGGTTCTCGAGTTGGCAGGCAACGCCGCTCGCGACAACAAGAAGACCAGGATCATCCCTAGGCATCTCCAGCTGGCGATCCGCAACGACGAGGAGTTGAACAAGCTCCTCTCCGGTGTGACCATCGCCCAGGGTGGTGTGCTGCCTAACATTCAGGCCGTACTCCTGCCCAAGAAGACCGAGAAGAAGGCTTAA
- the LOC134676651 gene encoding histone H1C-like, which yields MADTAVAADAPAPATPAKKPKASASAGAKKPKAKPTHPKTSEMVNSAIKELKERSGSSLQAIKKYIAAQYKVDAEKLAPFIRKYLKSAVESGALIQTKGKGASGSFKLESKTSSAGKKPAAAKKSSAKSSAAAKKPAAAKPAKAKKAAASPAKPKAATKDKKAAAAKKKPAAKKPSTPAKGKSAAAPKAKKTAKPPTKKPKAPKPKKAAAAPKAKPAAKKAASKK from the coding sequence atggccgatacCGCAGTTGCTGCCGACGCTCCCGCCCCGGCGACGCCCGCGAAGAAGCCTAAGGCGTCCGCCTCCGCAGGCGCTAAGAAGCCTAAGGCGAAGCCCACCCACCCTAAGACGTCCGAGATGGTTAACAGCGCCATCAAGGAGCTGAAGGAGAGAAGCGGTTCGTCCCTGCAGGCTATCAAGAAATACATCGCCGCCCAGTACAAGGTCGACGCCGAGAAGCTGGCCCCTTTCATTAGAAAATATCTGAAGAGCGCAGTCGAATCCGGCGCACTCATACAGACCAAAGGCAAGGGCGCGTCCGGCTCGTTCAAACTGGAATCGAAGACTTCATCCGCCGGCAAGAAACCCGCCGCGGCCAAGAAATCTAGCGCTAAATCATCAGCCGCCGCTAAGAAGCCCGCCGCAGCTAAACCGGCTAAGGCGAAGAAGGCCGCCGCGTCCCCGGCCAAGCCTAAGGCCGCCACGAAGGACAAGAaggccgccgccgccaaaaagAAGCCCGCAGCGAAGAAACCTTCCACCCCCGCCAAGGGCAAGAGCGCCGCCGCGCCTAAGGCCAAGAAGACCGCGAAGCCGCCGACCAAGAAGCCTAAAGCTCCCAAGCCAAAGAAGGCTGCTGCCGCTCCCAAAGCGAAGCCCGCCGCTAAGAAGGCTGCCTCGAAGAAGTAA
- the LOC134676588 gene encoding histone H4, translating to MTGRGKGGKGLGKGGAKRHRKVLRDNIQGITKPAIRRLARRGGVKRISGLIYEETRGVLKVFLENVIRDAVTYTEHAKRKTVTAMDVVYALKRQGRTLYGFGG from the coding sequence ATGACCGGTCGCGGTAAGGGAGGTAAAGGTCTGGGGAAAGGAGGAGCCAAGCGCCACAGGAAGGTGCTCCGTGATAACATCCAGGGTATCACCAAGCCCGCCATCCGTCGTCTCGCCCGCAGAGGTGGCGTCAAGCGTATCTCCGGTCTGATCTACGAGGAGACCCGCGGTGTTCTGAAGGTGTTCCTCGAGAACGTGATCCGTGACGCGGTCACCTACACCGAGCACGCCAAGAGGAAGACCGTCACCGCCATGGACGTCGTCTACGCTCTGAAGCGTCAGGGCCGCACCCTCTACGGTTTCGGTGGTTAA
- the LOC134676587 gene encoding histone H3, with product MARTKQTARKSTGGKAPRKQLATKAARKSAPATGGVKKPHRYRPGTVALREIRRYQKSTELLIRKLPFQRLVREIAQDFKTDLRFQSSAVMALQEASEAYLVGLFEDTNLCAIHAKRVTIMPKDIQLARRIRGERA from the coding sequence ATGGCCCGTACCAAGCAGACCGCTCGTAAATCCACCGGTGGTAAAGCGCCCCGTAAACAGCTCGCCACCAAGGCGGCCCGCAAGAGCGCGCCGGCCACCGGGGGCGTCAAGAAGCCCCATCGTTACAGGCCCGGCACCGTCGCCCTCCGTGAGATCCGTCGCTACCAGAAGAGCACTGAGCTTCTGATCCGCAAGCTGCCCTTCCAGCGTCTGGTGCGTGAGATCGCTCAGGATTTCAAGACCGACCTGCGCTTCCAGAGCTCTGCCGTTATGGCTCTCCAGGAGGCCAGCGAGGCTTACCTCGTCGGTCTCTTTGAGGACACCAACCTGTGCGCCATCCACGCCAAGCGTGTGACCATCATGCCCAAGGACATCCAGCTGGCTCGCAGGATCCGCGGTGAACGTGCTTAA